A genomic window from Rhodococcus sp. KBS0724 includes:
- a CDS encoding bifunctional 2-methylcitrate synthase/citrate synthase, translating to MTEQIPTIYKGLAGVVVDTTAISKVVPETNSLTYRGYAVQDLAANCSFEEVAYLLWYGELPTPEQLELLCLRERAARRADRSLLSLLAKMPDNCHPMDVVRTAISYLGAEDPAEDDNSAQENLAKALRMTAILPTIVAADFRRRRGQDPIAPQSELGFAENFLTMCFGSVPEPAIVKAFEVSLILYAEHSFNASTFAARVVTSTLSDIYSAVTAAIGTLKGPLHGGANEAVMHDMLEIADPDRAEAWMSAKLAAKDKVMGFGHRVYKNGDSRVPTMKQALIDVAEVTDGEKWVQMYEILEKTMVSATGIKPNLDFPTGPAYYLMGFDVEMFTPIFVMSRITGWTAHIIEQGQSNALIRPLSQYSGVPQRTVVA from the coding sequence ATGACCGAACAGATTCCGACGATCTACAAGGGCTTAGCGGGAGTTGTCGTTGATACGACGGCGATCTCCAAGGTAGTACCCGAGACGAATTCGTTGACTTATCGCGGTTACGCGGTGCAGGATCTTGCCGCCAACTGCAGCTTCGAAGAAGTTGCGTATCTGCTCTGGTACGGCGAACTGCCGACTCCCGAGCAACTCGAATTGCTTTGTCTGCGTGAGCGTGCGGCTCGCCGCGCCGATCGGTCACTGCTGTCACTGCTGGCGAAGATGCCGGACAACTGCCACCCGATGGATGTGGTTCGCACTGCCATCAGTTATCTCGGGGCCGAAGACCCGGCGGAGGACGACAATTCGGCGCAGGAGAATCTTGCCAAGGCCCTGCGCATGACGGCAATCCTGCCGACGATTGTCGCTGCCGATTTCCGTCGTCGTCGCGGCCAGGACCCCATCGCGCCGCAGTCCGAACTGGGTTTCGCCGAAAACTTCCTCACCATGTGCTTCGGGAGTGTCCCGGAACCGGCGATCGTGAAGGCCTTCGAAGTCTCGCTGATCCTGTACGCGGAGCACTCATTCAATGCTTCCACTTTCGCTGCCCGCGTGGTGACCTCGACGCTGTCCGACATTTACAGCGCCGTGACAGCGGCTATCGGTACGCTCAAAGGCCCGTTGCACGGCGGCGCTAACGAAGCCGTCATGCACGACATGCTCGAGATCGCAGACCCCGATCGCGCCGAGGCGTGGATGTCGGCGAAGCTGGCAGCCAAGGACAAAGTGATGGGCTTCGGCCACCGTGTCTACAAGAACGGCGACTCGCGGGTTCCCACCATGAAACAGGCCCTCATCGACGTTGCGGAAGTAACCGACGGTGAGAAGTGGGTGCAGATGTACGAGATCCTCGAGAAGACGATGGTCAGTGCCACCGGCATCAAACCGAATCTCGATTTCCCCACGGGCCCGGCGTATTACCTCATGGGCTTCGACGTCGAGATGTTCACGCCGATCTTCGTGATGAGCCGGATCACCGGATGGACCGCGCACATCATCGAGCAAGGACAGTCCAATGCGTTGATCAGGCCACTGAGCCAGTATTCCGGTGTGCCACAGCGCACGGTCGTGGCATGA
- a CDS encoding pyruvate carboxylase gives MFSKVLVANRGEIAIRAFRAAYELGAGTVAVFPYEDRNSIHRSKADESYQIGEKGHPVRAYLSVPEVIAAARKAGADAIYPGYGFLSEKPELAAACAEAGITFVGPSAQVLELTGNKARAIAAARAAGLPVLESSEPSTDIDALMSASESMEFPIFVKAVAGGGGRGMRRVAERSKLRESIEAAAREAESAFGDATVFLEQAVVDPRHIEVQILADGEGNVIHLFERDCSVQRRHQKVVELAPAPNLPAGLREKICADAVAFARAINYSCAGTVEFLLDTRGNHVFIEMNPRIQVEHTVTEEVTDVDLVQSQLRIASGETLSDLGLRQESIVLRGAALQLRITTEDPANGFRPDTGRITAYRTPGGAGVRLDGGATLGAEVGAHFDSMLVKLTCRGRDLPTAISRARRAVTEFRIRGVSTNIPFLQAVLDDADFRAGEVTTSFIEERPGLLTSRASADRGTKILTYLADVTVNRPHGERPSKGYPHDKLPKIDGAAAPKDGSKQRLTALGPDGFAAALRAQKAVAVTDTTFRDAHQSLLATRVRTSGLLAVAGHVARMTPELLSVEAWGGATYDVALRFLKEDPWDRLAALREAVPNICLQMLLRGRNTVGYTPYPERVTTAFVDEAARTGVDIFRIFDALNNVDQMRPAIDAVRATGTTVAEVALSYTGDLSNPAEKLYTLDYYLRLAQEIVEAGAHVLAIKDMAGLLRAPAAATLVSALRSNFDLPVHVHTHDTPGGQLATYLAAWQAGADAVDGASAPMAGTTSQPALSAIVAAAAHSEYDTGIDLGAVCDLEPYWESLRKVYAPFESGVPAPTGRVYTHEIPGGQLSNLRTQAAALGLADRFEDVESKYAAADRMLGRLVKVTPSSKVVGDLALHLVGTGVSSDEFAADPAKFDLPESVIGFLRGELGTPPAGWPEPFRTKALEGRGPAKPEVPLSEDDSKALGGESTQVRSTLNRLLFPGPTKEFLDHREQYGDTSRLSANQYFYGLRRGEEHRVTLEPGVELIIGLEAISEPDERGFRTVMCILNGQLRPVSVRDRSIADTVPAAEKADRTVAGHVPSPFAGVVTLTVEPGQQVSAGDTVATIEAMKMEASITAACAGTVTRLAIAPPAQVEGSDLLLVIEQS, from the coding sequence ATGTTCTCCAAAGTGCTTGTCGCCAACCGAGGCGAAATCGCGATCCGCGCATTCCGGGCCGCCTACGAACTAGGCGCCGGAACGGTGGCCGTGTTCCCGTACGAGGATCGAAACTCGATCCACCGGTCCAAAGCCGACGAGAGTTATCAGATCGGGGAGAAGGGGCACCCTGTCCGTGCTTACCTGTCGGTTCCGGAGGTAATTGCCGCCGCCCGGAAGGCCGGTGCCGACGCGATCTACCCCGGATACGGATTCCTTTCGGAGAAACCGGAACTCGCGGCGGCATGCGCCGAGGCGGGTATCACGTTCGTCGGACCATCGGCGCAGGTGCTGGAGTTGACGGGAAACAAGGCCCGCGCGATTGCGGCGGCTCGAGCGGCTGGACTGCCGGTTCTCGAGTCCTCCGAGCCGTCCACCGATATCGACGCGCTGATGAGCGCGTCGGAGTCGATGGAGTTCCCGATCTTCGTGAAGGCCGTTGCCGGTGGCGGTGGGCGAGGGATGCGCCGGGTCGCTGAACGCTCGAAGTTGCGGGAATCGATCGAAGCGGCTGCCCGCGAAGCGGAGTCGGCGTTCGGTGATGCGACGGTCTTCCTCGAGCAGGCAGTGGTCGATCCTCGTCACATCGAGGTGCAGATCCTCGCTGACGGCGAGGGCAACGTCATCCACTTGTTCGAGCGGGATTGCAGCGTGCAACGACGCCATCAGAAGGTCGTCGAACTCGCGCCCGCCCCGAACCTTCCGGCCGGCCTTCGCGAGAAGATCTGTGCCGATGCGGTTGCGTTTGCGCGGGCAATAAACTACTCGTGTGCCGGTACCGTCGAGTTCCTGCTCGATACCCGGGGCAATCATGTGTTCATCGAGATGAATCCGCGAATTCAAGTGGAGCACACCGTCACCGAAGAAGTGACGGATGTCGATCTGGTTCAGTCGCAGCTCCGAATTGCCTCGGGTGAGACGCTGTCGGATCTGGGTCTTCGCCAGGAGTCGATTGTTCTGCGCGGCGCAGCGCTTCAATTGCGGATCACCACTGAGGATCCCGCCAACGGATTCCGCCCGGACACCGGACGGATCACTGCCTACCGTACGCCGGGCGGTGCAGGCGTACGCCTGGACGGCGGCGCGACGCTGGGCGCGGAAGTCGGTGCGCATTTCGATTCCATGTTGGTCAAGCTGACCTGCCGTGGACGCGATCTCCCTACGGCCATCTCGCGCGCCAGGCGTGCAGTTACCGAATTCCGCATTCGAGGAGTATCCACCAATATTCCCTTCCTGCAAGCGGTTCTCGACGATGCGGACTTCCGGGCCGGCGAGGTGACGACGTCGTTCATCGAGGAGCGTCCGGGGCTTCTCACGTCGCGGGCGTCGGCAGATCGAGGTACGAAGATCCTCACGTATCTCGCCGACGTGACGGTGAACCGACCGCACGGCGAGCGGCCGTCGAAGGGTTATCCGCACGACAAACTCCCGAAGATCGACGGGGCGGCGGCGCCGAAGGACGGTTCGAAGCAGCGGCTCACGGCGCTGGGTCCCGACGGTTTCGCCGCCGCGCTGCGGGCGCAGAAGGCAGTGGCGGTCACGGATACAACGTTCCGTGATGCACATCAGTCACTGCTCGCGACCAGAGTGCGGACCAGCGGTCTCCTCGCTGTGGCCGGCCATGTTGCTCGGATGACTCCGGAACTGCTGTCCGTGGAAGCCTGGGGAGGAGCGACTTACGATGTGGCGCTTCGCTTCTTGAAGGAGGACCCGTGGGACAGGCTCGCGGCGTTGCGCGAGGCGGTGCCGAACATCTGCCTGCAGATGCTTCTGCGCGGCCGTAACACCGTCGGGTACACGCCGTATCCGGAGAGGGTGACCACTGCATTCGTGGACGAAGCAGCCCGAACCGGCGTCGATATCTTCCGGATCTTCGATGCGCTCAACAACGTCGATCAGATGCGCCCGGCCATAGATGCGGTACGGGCGACCGGAACGACCGTCGCCGAAGTAGCGCTGAGTTACACCGGTGACCTGTCGAATCCCGCGGAGAAGCTCTACACACTCGACTACTACCTGCGCCTCGCGCAGGAGATAGTGGAAGCGGGAGCGCACGTTCTCGCGATCAAGGACATGGCCGGGTTGCTTCGCGCACCGGCGGCCGCAACACTCGTGTCCGCACTGCGGAGCAACTTCGATCTCCCGGTGCATGTGCATACCCACGACACTCCGGGTGGTCAACTCGCGACCTACCTTGCGGCGTGGCAAGCCGGCGCCGACGCAGTCGACGGCGCATCCGCTCCCATGGCCGGAACCACCAGTCAACCGGCACTGTCGGCGATCGTGGCCGCTGCGGCTCATTCCGAGTACGACACCGGAATCGATCTCGGGGCCGTCTGCGATCTGGAACCGTACTGGGAGTCGCTACGAAAGGTGTACGCACCGTTCGAGTCCGGCGTTCCGGCACCAACCGGACGCGTCTATACCCACGAGATCCCCGGTGGTCAGCTTTCCAATTTGCGCACCCAGGCAGCGGCTCTGGGGCTCGCCGACCGATTCGAGGACGTCGAGTCGAAGTACGCGGCGGCAGATCGGATGCTCGGCCGATTGGTCAAGGTGACACCGTCGTCGAAGGTGGTCGGAGACTTGGCTCTCCACCTCGTAGGTACCGGTGTGAGTTCCGACGAATTCGCCGCGGACCCGGCAAAATTCGATCTTCCCGAATCCGTGATCGGCTTTCTGCGTGGCGAACTGGGGACTCCGCCCGCCGGTTGGCCGGAGCCTTTCCGCACGAAGGCATTGGAAGGGCGTGGGCCGGCGAAACCTGAAGTGCCATTGTCCGAGGATGACAGCAAAGCGCTCGGCGGAGAATCCACACAGGTGCGCTCGACGCTGAACCGGTTGCTGTTTCCCGGCCCGACGAAGGAATTTCTCGATCATCGCGAGCAGTACGGAGATACGTCCAGGCTGTCGGCTAATCAGTACTTTTACGGATTGCGCCGCGGCGAGGAACACCGTGTGACACTCGAACCCGGCGTGGAGTTGATCATCGGGCTCGAGGCGATCTCGGAGCCGGACGAGCGCGGGTTCCGCACAGTGATGTGCATTCTCAACGGTCAACTGCGGCCGGTCTCGGTGCGTGACCGGAGCATTGCCGACACGGTTCCCGCTGCAGAGAAGGCAGATCGGACCGTCGCCGGACACGTCCCTTCACCGTTTGCCGGAGTTGTGACCCTGACTGTCGAACCGGGGCAACAGGTTTCCGCCGGGGACACAGTTGCCACCATCGAGGCGATGAAGATGGAGGCCTCGATCACGGCGGCGTGTGCGGGAACCGTGACCAGGCTGGCGATTGCGCCGCCGGCACAGGTCGAGGGAAGTGACTTGCTGTTGGTGATCGAGCAGTCGTAA
- a CDS encoding iron-containing alcohol dehydrogenase produces MRSFTTPSIENVTFGEGALEALPERLGSVGGTRALVVMSASLARGSVGERVRTVLGSAGIGTFARTPQHVPREAVLAAARMAKECGADSVISVGGGTSIDCAKGVAMCLSQGLTELSQLDAYRALRTTDGEVILPKELESAIPHVSIPTTLSGAEHTDIVGISDTRTHAKHVFRFRALAPRAVILDPHVAAYTPPPLWAASGIRALDHAVESILANGSIPFVDALATKAIRMLDEHLAHSTFHPDDVAARSACLEAAWLAIFGITNTGAGLSHAIGHQLATRFDLLHGVSSAIMLPTVMEFNAPVTREKLALIAAAFGNTDDGKVSSSPELVRQFIGKLPVPNRISTAGGNRAHFAEMAAEIAGDISMASNPRPVTESSIVSLLEAAW; encoded by the coding sequence GTGCGCTCTTTTACAACACCATCAATCGAGAACGTCACCTTCGGCGAGGGAGCGTTGGAGGCTCTGCCCGAGCGACTCGGATCCGTCGGAGGTACCCGGGCGCTCGTCGTCATGTCTGCATCCCTGGCCAGAGGCAGCGTCGGTGAGCGGGTGCGGACGGTCTTGGGCAGTGCGGGAATCGGCACCTTCGCCAGAACACCTCAGCATGTTCCTCGGGAAGCCGTCCTCGCCGCCGCGCGGATGGCCAAAGAATGCGGCGCTGACAGCGTGATCAGCGTCGGTGGCGGTACGTCGATCGACTGTGCCAAGGGCGTCGCGATGTGCCTTTCTCAAGGCCTCACCGAGTTGTCCCAACTTGACGCGTACCGCGCACTTCGAACAACGGACGGCGAGGTCATCCTTCCGAAGGAACTCGAATCAGCCATCCCGCACGTGTCGATTCCTACGACACTGTCTGGCGCCGAGCACACCGACATCGTCGGCATCAGCGATACTCGGACCCACGCCAAGCACGTCTTCCGCTTCCGGGCTCTGGCTCCTCGCGCCGTCATTCTCGACCCACACGTAGCTGCGTACACCCCTCCACCGCTCTGGGCAGCGTCGGGAATCAGAGCACTGGATCACGCAGTCGAGAGCATCCTGGCCAACGGGAGCATTCCTTTCGTCGATGCTCTCGCTACGAAGGCGATACGCATGCTCGACGAGCACTTGGCGCACAGCACATTTCATCCCGACGACGTAGCCGCTCGGTCAGCGTGCCTCGAAGCCGCTTGGCTGGCAATCTTCGGAATCACGAACACTGGAGCCGGACTGTCGCATGCAATCGGCCATCAGCTCGCGACTCGGTTCGACCTCCTTCACGGAGTGTCGTCGGCGATCATGCTCCCGACGGTAATGGAATTCAACGCTCCAGTAACCCGAGAGAAACTCGCACTCATAGCCGCAGCCTTCGGGAACACCGACGACGGGAAGGTCTCGTCGTCTCCCGAACTCGTCCGACAGTTCATCGGCAAGTTGCCTGTACCGAACCGAATCTCGACGGCAGGAGGCAATCGCGCACACTTCGCCGAGATGGCTGCGGAGATCGCGGGCGACATCTCCATGGCATCCAACCCCCGACCCGTGACCGAGAGCAGCATCGTCTCGCTACTCGAAGCGGCGTGGTGA
- a CDS encoding ABC transporter ATP-binding protein: MLEVSDIEVRFGGLKALDGLSLEVGEGEIVSLIGPNGAGKSTAFNVITRIVDPQAGQVRFKGKDLLELPAHAIAGLGIGRTYQGLELFGSMTVAETLAVGYAAVDRCGLFAGAVWTRRCSGLVGSARSAALDVARRLGLEELLDLPVTALPYGVQKRVDIGRAMVGRPRLLLLDEPAAGLTHADLDELGESITRIRTDLDVSVLLVEHHMPLVMSISDRIHVLDAGKPIAEGTPVEVRSNPKVIEAYLGVPAGGEYA; encoded by the coding sequence ATGTTGGAAGTCTCGGATATCGAAGTTCGCTTCGGCGGGCTCAAGGCCCTCGACGGGCTATCCCTCGAGGTGGGCGAGGGGGAGATCGTTTCGCTCATCGGGCCCAACGGTGCAGGAAAGTCGACCGCGTTCAACGTGATTACGCGGATAGTTGATCCGCAGGCAGGCCAGGTGAGATTCAAGGGCAAGGATCTTCTCGAACTTCCTGCCCATGCGATCGCGGGTCTGGGAATCGGCCGGACCTATCAGGGGCTCGAGCTTTTCGGTTCGATGACAGTCGCGGAAACCTTGGCCGTGGGCTATGCGGCGGTCGATCGGTGTGGACTCTTCGCGGGTGCCGTCTGGACAAGGCGATGTTCCGGGCTCGTTGGTTCGGCGCGGTCCGCTGCTCTGGACGTGGCTCGTCGGCTCGGTCTCGAAGAATTGTTGGATCTTCCCGTGACCGCCCTGCCCTACGGGGTGCAGAAGCGTGTGGACATCGGTAGAGCAATGGTGGGCAGACCACGTCTGCTGCTCCTCGACGAACCGGCAGCAGGATTGACCCATGCCGATCTCGACGAACTCGGAGAGTCCATCACACGGATCCGGACCGACCTCGACGTGTCGGTTCTCCTGGTCGAACATCACATGCCGCTGGTCATGTCGATCAGCGACCGCATTCACGTGCTCGACGCCGGAAAGCCGATCGCCGAGGGGACGCCGGTCGAAGTCCGTTCGAATCCAAAGGTCATCGAGGCATACCTCGGCGTTCCAGCGGGAGGTGAATATGCTTGA
- a CDS encoding ABC transporter ATP-binding protein: MLELTGVTVSYGAVAAVDGIDLACAPGEVVALLGANGAGKSSIVKAVNGLVRPIGGSVVWQGRRLESMSPERIARAGIATVPEGREIFGNLTVLENLRLGSHRVGRRRVDRSMLDRVLEYYPVLAARTSQTARTLSGGEQQMLVIGRALMAQPELLLLDEPSLGLAPKIVAAVYGTLREVCRDLDLTVLVVEQDITTVLSIASHAHVMASGRISVSGTADEIRSDESLRAIYLGETA; encoded by the coding sequence ATGCTTGAGCTGACTGGAGTGACGGTCTCCTACGGCGCTGTTGCAGCAGTCGATGGTATCGATCTCGCCTGTGCGCCAGGCGAAGTGGTCGCATTGCTCGGCGCCAACGGCGCTGGGAAGTCCAGCATCGTCAAAGCTGTCAACGGCCTCGTCCGGCCGATTGGCGGATCGGTCGTCTGGCAAGGTCGGCGCCTCGAGTCCATGTCTCCCGAGCGAATCGCCCGGGCGGGTATCGCGACAGTCCCGGAAGGACGTGAGATTTTCGGCAACCTCACGGTGCTCGAGAATCTCCGCTTGGGCAGTCATCGCGTCGGTCGACGCCGCGTCGACCGGTCGATGCTCGATCGTGTCCTCGAGTACTACCCCGTGCTTGCTGCCCGAACATCGCAGACAGCGCGTACTTTGTCCGGCGGCGAGCAACAGATGTTGGTGATCGGGCGCGCACTCATGGCGCAGCCGGAGTTGCTGCTTCTGGACGAACCATCACTGGGATTAGCGCCGAAGATTGTTGCCGCGGTATACGGCACCTTGCGGGAAGTGTGTCGGGACCTTGATCTCACCGTACTTGTTGTGGAGCAAGACATCACGACGGTGCTATCTATCGCATCGCACGCGCACGTGATGGCATCGGGGCGGATCAGTGTTTCCGGAACCGCTGACGAGATCCGGTCGGACGAGTCACTGCGAGCAATCTATCTGGGAGAAACGGCATGA
- a CDS encoding branched-chain amino acid ABC transporter permease gives MNLSLQLVVDGVAIGVIYGLVGLSLLMVYRSTGVLNFAQGEMAVFCTYVAWSLIVSLGVSLWLGFAATVLFSFVLGVVVERIFVRPAGAANPLTVMIVTIGLFMMFNSFQRDWWPAGPKSFPSPFPTGTVEIGDARVSWVSIGILGTAACVMICLTALFRLTRVGLAMRAVVDNPTASSLMGIGNHRIISLGWGLASAVGAIAGMLAVNLLLLDPSTAYALLLFSFATLVLAGMTSPVGVVVCGLLLGLLNAVASGFKLIGTELSIVVTLLALILVLVVKPGGLFGKAPVVKV, from the coding sequence ATGAATCTGAGCTTGCAACTCGTCGTGGACGGGGTGGCGATCGGCGTGATCTACGGACTCGTCGGATTGTCATTGCTGATGGTCTACCGATCCACTGGCGTCCTCAACTTCGCTCAAGGGGAGATGGCGGTCTTCTGTACGTACGTGGCCTGGTCGTTGATCGTGAGCCTCGGTGTGAGTCTGTGGCTGGGATTTGCTGCGACGGTTCTCTTCTCGTTCGTGCTCGGTGTCGTGGTCGAGCGAATCTTCGTCCGGCCTGCAGGGGCGGCCAATCCGCTCACTGTCATGATCGTGACGATCGGGCTGTTCATGATGTTCAACAGCTTCCAGCGAGACTGGTGGCCGGCGGGACCGAAATCGTTCCCGTCGCCGTTCCCCACCGGGACCGTCGAGATCGGAGATGCCCGCGTCAGTTGGGTCAGTATCGGGATTCTGGGCACCGCAGCCTGTGTGATGATCTGCTTGACGGCACTGTTCCGCTTGACGCGGGTCGGGCTGGCGATGCGCGCCGTGGTCGACAACCCCACAGCCTCGTCGCTCATGGGTATCGGCAACCACCGGATCATTTCATTGGGGTGGGGTCTAGCGTCCGCAGTCGGTGCAATCGCCGGAATGCTCGCCGTGAATCTGCTTCTCCTGGACCCGAGTACGGCCTACGCGTTGCTTTTGTTCTCCTTTGCCACGCTGGTCCTCGCCGGTATGACGAGCCCCGTCGGGGTGGTCGTGTGCGGCCTGCTTCTCGGATTGTTGAACGCAGTCGCAAGTGGTTTCAAGCTCATCGGTACCGAATTGAGCATTGTCGTAACACTTCTCGCCCTGATTCTCGTTCTGGTGGTCAAACCGGGCGGGCTGTTCGGAAAGGCACCGGTGGTCAAGGTATGA
- a CDS encoding branched-chain amino acid ABC transporter permease, giving the protein MNGQTKRRNIAAVAGAACTAVVYGVLYSIAWIPGWLVLVAAGIAGVAVGRALGLARASVLPTLLVLVLAPSLIAPVDLVQVLIFGIAALGLYVLLGLSGQLSLAQGTMLGIGAYTTAILASEHGWPVLAAIPAGVAVTGLIGWLLGLVAVRFDGVYLAILTGAFAIVAPILLKYFADVTGGVHGISIPPLHSPIPALTDDQFLYLLVLAVAIVAGVLTWNIARGPVGFGLRAMHDSPVAARGIGISLGRAKMQAFLVSSLLAGLAGGLYSVAVGFVSPDSFGLMLGIHLLVMVVIGGTGSIVGAFIGAGAVHLLQTHLEEISVPVGSGFSVAFGPQAVFGIVLILVLLLMPTGLSGLPQRLGALFRTGRRGTTATGTPPVPDLAAPARITVEATSEEGERN; this is encoded by the coding sequence ATGAACGGACAGACGAAACGCAGAAACATCGCGGCGGTCGCCGGGGCTGCTTGCACGGCGGTGGTCTATGGCGTTCTCTACAGCATTGCGTGGATCCCCGGTTGGCTCGTTCTGGTCGCTGCGGGTATCGCCGGAGTAGCTGTCGGGCGTGCACTAGGGCTCGCTCGTGCCTCGGTCTTGCCGACTCTGCTCGTTCTTGTTCTCGCACCGTCACTGATTGCACCAGTGGATCTCGTGCAGGTCTTGATTTTCGGGATCGCAGCATTGGGTTTGTACGTGCTGCTCGGGTTGAGCGGCCAGCTGAGCCTTGCCCAGGGAACGATGTTGGGAATCGGCGCGTACACGACTGCGATACTCGCGAGCGAGCATGGATGGCCTGTGCTCGCTGCGATCCCGGCAGGGGTTGCGGTTACCGGGCTGATCGGATGGCTTCTCGGCCTCGTTGCAGTGCGGTTCGACGGCGTCTATCTGGCGATTCTCACCGGTGCGTTCGCGATCGTGGCGCCAATCCTGCTCAAGTACTTCGCCGATGTCACCGGCGGGGTGCACGGGATTTCGATTCCGCCGCTGCACTCACCGATTCCTGCACTCACGGACGACCAGTTTCTCTACCTGCTGGTTCTGGCCGTCGCCATAGTGGCCGGTGTGCTGACTTGGAATATCGCGCGCGGACCCGTCGGCTTCGGTCTCCGCGCGATGCACGACAGCCCCGTCGCAGCTCGCGGTATCGGGATCAGCCTAGGACGCGCAAAGATGCAAGCCTTTCTCGTCAGCTCACTCCTCGCCGGGCTGGCCGGCGGTCTCTACAGCGTTGCAGTTGGCTTCGTGAGTCCGGACAGCTTCGGTCTCATGCTTGGCATCCACCTATTGGTCATGGTCGTCATCGGTGGCACCGGTTCCATCGTCGGTGCATTCATCGGAGCCGGCGCCGTACATCTTCTGCAAACCCATCTCGAAGAGATCTCCGTACCGGTGGGGTCGGGATTCTCCGTGGCATTCGGCCCGCAGGCCGTCTTCGGGATCGTCCTGATTCTCGTTCTCCTGCTGATGCCGACGGGACTGTCCGGCCTTCCGCAGCGCCTCGGCGCCCTGTTCCGCACAGGGCGCCGAGGGACGACGGCCACCGGTACACCGCCGGTTCCAGATCTCGCGGCACCAGCACGAATCACAGTCGAAGCAACATCAGAAGAAGGAGAAAGAAATTGA
- a CDS encoding ABC transporter substrate-binding protein: MKPITVLVACATALTLVACGQARGSDESSVVGVTEDTVRLGMTAPLTGPGASYSGFAKGMQAYFAKVNADGGIHGRKIDLVVRDDAYDPAKTVTETSRLVKSDEVLAVVGGVGGATQSAVAATNNRDEIPTLLAITGLDALVDPPMPSVSIMQPTYGMESALWIDYIERTHPGAKVGLLYQNDNSGKTVDAALTLAFAGRYASEGYGTTDADVSTQITALRQAGVDVLLFASAPKFATQGLLAIERLGWNVPTLVSSVGYDSSVATNAGGAADGVVSALSVRPYQDESDPVVKAANDIVRQYGERVEPNQWTMVGIANATILAAVLEDAGEDLNRETLMKAHDSLTLDDGPWFGSVELSPTDRVALGCFELVTIQNGSHNALGEPVCS; the protein is encoded by the coding sequence TTGAAGCCAATCACTGTGCTGGTCGCGTGTGCGACGGCGCTCACCCTGGTTGCGTGCGGCCAAGCCCGCGGGTCGGATGAGTCCAGTGTCGTCGGCGTCACCGAAGATACGGTGCGCTTGGGCATGACCGCCCCGTTGACCGGTCCGGGAGCTTCCTACAGCGGCTTCGCGAAGGGGATGCAGGCGTATTTCGCGAAAGTCAACGCGGACGGTGGAATTCACGGACGAAAGATCGACCTCGTCGTACGCGATGATGCTTACGATCCGGCGAAAACCGTGACCGAGACGTCGAGACTGGTCAAGTCCGACGAAGTGCTGGCCGTCGTCGGAGGAGTCGGCGGCGCCACACAAAGCGCGGTTGCGGCGACCAACAATCGGGACGAGATACCGACGCTTCTTGCCATCACCGGCCTGGACGCACTAGTCGATCCACCGATGCCCTCCGTGTCGATCATGCAGCCGACATACGGCATGGAATCGGCGCTGTGGATCGACTACATCGAAAGAACCCATCCAGGAGCCAAAGTCGGTTTGCTATACCAGAACGACAACTCTGGCAAGACGGTCGACGCGGCATTGACCCTTGCATTTGCCGGACGCTACGCCTCGGAGGGCTACGGCACCACCGATGCCGATGTCTCGACGCAGATCACTGCGCTGCGTCAAGCGGGAGTGGACGTCCTACTGTTCGCGTCTGCTCCGAAGTTCGCTACGCAAGGGCTCCTCGCCATAGAACGGTTGGGCTGGAATGTACCGACCCTCGTGTCGTCGGTCGGCTACGACTCGAGCGTCGCAACGAATGCCGGTGGTGCGGCGGACGGCGTCGTTTCCGCCCTGTCGGTCAGGCCTTATCAAGATGAGTCCGACCCAGTTGTCAAGGCGGCCAACGACATAGTCCGCCAGTACGGGGAACGGGTTGAACCCAATCAGTGGACGATGGTGGGCATTGCCAACGCAACGATTCTGGCGGCCGTTCTCGAAGATGCAGGTGAGGATCTGAACCGTGAAACTCTCATGAAGGCTCACGATTCGCTCACCCTGGATGACGGTCCGTGGTTCGGTTCGGTGGAACTGTCCCCAACCGATCGCGTCGCTCTGGGGTGCTTCGAACTTGTCACGATCCAGAACGGATCTCACAACGCATTGGGCGAACCGGTT